Genomic segment of Chitinivibrionia bacterium:
TTTTTTTGCTGAGCCCGAACTTGTCGAATATTTCTTTTGGCGAAGAATTGTCGTTAAACGGCAAAAAACCGCCTGCGGCAACTAATTTTTCATAAATAGCGTCGCGAAATTCTCCTCTTGCTATGCCGACCGGCGTAAGCGTAAGCGTTAATTTGCCGTCAAGCCTTAATTCGCGCACAAAAGCGGAAAATTTGTCGCCGACTTTGGGAAGTTTGCGAAATTCCGAAATTTGTATCATAGCGGAAACGTCGCCCTCGGCAATAACAAATACGCCGTAATCTCTGATTTCGCAGACAATGCAGTCGAGTTTTTTTCCGTTTTCGTAGTTCGCGGCATTCGGTTTTTTAAGAAACGGGCGAAGCCGCGGCGTTGCAAGCAGACGGTTGGATTTGTCGTCGAACAAAATCCGCACGACAACGGTCTCCCCCACTCGCATTGCGCCGAGCATTTGGCTGTGCGGAACAAACAAATCTTTCAATATTCCCCAGTCCAAAAACGCGCCTATATTATTTACATCTTTAACTTTAAGCGCCGCGAATTGATTAACCGTTGCAAAAGGCGTTTCGGTCGTAGCAACGGGGCGATCGAGCGAATCGCAATAAACAAATACCCGTATTTTATCGCCGATGTTTATGTTTTCGGGAAAATAAGTCCCCGGAAAAAGCACCTCGTTCTCTTCGTCGTCTTCTAAATACGCGCCTTTTTCGAGGATGCGCGCAACCGTAAGTTCGTTATAGTTTCCGATTTCCATTTAATCACCGTCTCTTTTAAAGTTCAGCATATCGCCTCTGAGTTGCGGAACTCTGCCGTCAGCAGGAACTCCGCGCAATTCTATTTCGTCTCGCGAGAAAGAGTTGCAACGGTTTCTTTTTTCAAAAGGTCTGCCGATACCAAAATATATTTCGTCTTCACTGCGAGTAAATTCTACCGCTTCGTAAAATCTGCCGTCGGGAACAAAAAAGATAACCGTATCTCCCGACTGCGCGGTTTTTTCTCCGAAAAGCGTTTCTTTTCCGTCGTCCGAAACTTTCCGAAGACGTATTCGCGCAATATCGGGAGAAGTGTTAATAAAGGCAACTTCATTCTTGTTCGCCAAAAGCAAACTGTCGTCAAGCACAAAATGCCTGCGCCCGCTTCCCGCCGCAATGTTTTCGTCGCCGAAATACTTTATATTTCTTATGTTAACGGATATTCTCTCGCGACCGCTTTTTAGCGTTATATTTACTCTGTCTTGGCAGATTAAATAGCCGCTGACCACCTCGCCGTCTCTAAGTGTAAACTCAAGTTTAGGTACAGCAACAGCCGCCGCGCAAAGCGCGGCGGCTAAAATAAACAAAATTGATTTAGTTCTCATATCAATGCTCAATCAACGACTTGCCCGTCATTTCTTTGGGTTGCTCTATGCCTAAAAGTTCAAGGCAGGTCGGTGCGATGTCGGACAAATTTCCGCCCTTTCTGAGTTGCAGATTTCCGCCGCCGACAATTGTAAGAGCCACAGGGTTCATTGAGTGCGCCGTCATCGGCGAACCGTCGGGCAGATAGATTTGGTCTGCGTTTCCGTGGTCTGCCGTAAGAATTGCAATTCCGCCCTTCTTTTGCACTGCCTTAACAACGTCGTAAACGCAAGCGTCCACTGTTTCGCAAGCTTTACGAATTGCCTCGGGAACACCCGTATGCCCAACCATATCGCCGTTTGCAAAATTGCAGATTATCACGTCGTATTTATCGCTGTCAATAGCCTCTATCAGTTTGTCGCGAACTTGGAATGCGCTCATTTCTGGCTGTAAATCGTAGGTCGCAACTTTGGGGCTGTTTACCAATATATGCTCTTCGTTAGGGAATTTGTCGTTATTTTGGTCGTTAAAGAAGAAAGTCACGTGAGCGAATTTCTCTGTCTCCGCGCAACGCAACTGTTTAAGTCCCGCGTTAGCCAAAACCTCGCCGAAAATGTTTGTGTTTTT
This window contains:
- a CDS encoding S1-like domain-containing RNA-binding protein, whose product is MEIGNYNELTVARILEKGAYLEDDEENEVLFPGTYFPENINIGDKIRVFVYCDSLDRPVATTETPFATVNQFAALKVKDVNNIGAFLDWGILKDLFVPHSQMLGAMRVGETVVVRILFDDKSNRLLATPRLRPFLKKPNAANYENGKKLDCIVCEIRDYGVFVIAEGDVSAMIQISEFRKLPKVGDKFSAFVRELRLDGKLTLTLTPVGIARGEFRDAIYEKLVAAGGFLPFNDNSSPKEIFDKFGLSKKSFKKLIGNLLKLKKIRMDEKGIYQSEQK